Proteins from one Gasterosteus aculeatus chromosome 11, fGasAcu3.hap1.1, whole genome shotgun sequence genomic window:
- the LOC120828376 gene encoding uncharacterized protein LOC120828376 isoform X3, with translation MFPGSFLPVVFLLCAAVNGVATANLTTQDYTSDGGTTNETSTTPATSHISVTASSPTSSNRSTSSFPTLPPSSTLATTTINTTTGGSTTIKPSTTHADQSRTTTASVTESSDVTTSIPDVSPSAPTSGKTTSTTIRETSQTTDTMTGNTTLTHSTEPSSGNTTASSTTTPATSTTHSTGSTISGTTNNSTIGNGTTMTSTTQRPTDVTTNNSTIGSATTMISTTNNATIGSGTTMTSTTQRPTDITTNNSTIVNGTTSTSTTQRPTDVTTNNATIGTGTTMTSTTQRPTDVTTNNSTIGSATTMTSTTQRPTDVPTNNSTIVNGTTSTSTTQRPTDVTTNNATIGTGTTMTSTTKRPTDITTNNSTIGSATTMTSTTQRPTDVTTNNATIGTGTTMTSTTQRPTDVTTNNATIGSGTTMTSTTQRPTDIVTTNNSTTTPTSTISTGTTTNSTTSSTAPMTTIIPSTTQQPIDTTTNKPTTAAPPIPPVLVCPAIPCPPESVCLNGTCQCLSGSFFVNGRCAPAQVFPGRLHLTSLIFNNNMTDRSSAIFRNTSAQISKSLRAVLKDQPGYKQSDVVRLEPGSVQATVNNIFEDTTITQESITQAIKDAIANPSNELLSNAEYTNTNLCEQEPLPCDVSSTMCTNSNGNAVCSCKQGYISILYSNTSCRACPSGEGAVGNICQPCAFGYSGFNCNDSALLAVVVVSCVLGGVLLIVLALLIYGSCNAGCNKPDYSSSPYSSGDLNQAWPTGITRIPRASANLDAAPHIEMTEGGTARVLVDKDQSNGMGFQLKMKGWKKTGSYDLNPEGMKTFKGKTPSRYSYLVEGHENPYFLAGDQKKN, from the exons ATGTTTCCCGGCAGTTTTCTACCTGTCGTGTTTCTCCTGTGCGCTGCTGTTAACG GAGTGGCAACTGCAAATCTTACTACGCAGGATTACACGAGCGATGGAGGAACGACTAACGAGACATCCACCACTCCTGCAACATCACACATATCTGTGACTGCGAGCTCGCCTACAAGCAGCAACCGCTCAACCAGCAGTTTTCCAACTTTACCACCATCTTCCACATTAGCTACAACAACTATAAACACCACCACAGGAGGATCTACAACTATAAAACCATCCACCACCCACGCAGACCAGTCCAGGACCACCACAGCGTCGGTCACTGAGAGCAGCGACGTTACCACTAGCATCCCGGACGTCTCTCCATCCGCTCCGACCAGTGGGAAGACAACGTCCACTACGATCCGAGAGACGAGCCAAACCACCGACACCA TGACCGGCAACACAACTTTGACTCATTCAACGGAACCATCTAGTGGCAATACAACAGCCTCATCTACCACCACTCcagccacctccaccacccATAGTACTGGCTCCACCATCAGTGGCACCACCAACAACTCCACCATCGGTAATGGTACCACCATGACTAGCACCACCCAGAGACCAACAGATGTCACCACCAACAACTCCACCATTGGTAGTGCTACCACCATGATTAGCACCACCAACAACGCCACCATCGGTAGTGGTACTACCATGACTAGCACCACCCAGAGACCAACAGACATCACCACCAACAACTCCACCATCGTTAATGGTACCACCAGCACTAGCACCACCCAGAGACCAACAGATGTCACCACCAACAACGCCACCATCGGTACTGGTACTACCATGACTAGCACCACCCAGAGACCAACAGATGTCACCACCAACAACTCCACCATCGGTAGTGCTACCACCATGACTAGCACCACCCAGAGACCAACAGATGTCCCCACCAACAACTCCACCATTGTTAATGGTACCACCAGCACTAGCACCACCCAGAGACCAACAGATGTCACCACCAACAACGCCACCATCGGTACTGGTACTACCATGACTAGCACCACCAAGAGACCAACAGACATCACCACCAACAACTCCACCATCGGTAGTGCTACCACCATGACTAGCACCACCCAGAGACCAACAGATGTCACCACCAACAACGCCACCATCGGTACTGGTACTACCATGACTAGCACCACCCAGAGACCAACAGATGTCACCACCAACAACGCCACCATCGGTAGTGGTACCACCATGACTAGCACCACCCAGAGGCCAACAGACATTGTCACCACCAACAACTCCACCACCACTCCAACCTCCACTATCAGTACTGGTACAACCACCAAtagcaccacctcctccactgcTCCAATGACCACGATCATCCCTAGCACAACCCAGCAACCAATAGACACCACCACCAATAAACCAACCACAGCAGCTCCACCCATCCCTCCAGTCTTAG TGTGTCCTGCCATCCCGTGCCCACCTGAAAGTGTCTGTCTTAATGGCACCTGCCAGTGTCTCTCAGGTAGCTTCTTCGTGAATGGCCGTTGTGCACCGG CCCAAGTGTTCCCAGGCCGGCTTCATCTCACCTCCTTGATATTTAATAATAACATGACTGACAGGTCCTCAGCAATATTCCGTAACACGTCAGCTCAGATCTCAAAATCG CTCAGAGCTGTCCTGAAAGACCAGCCGGGGTATAAACAATCTGATGTTGTGCGACTTGA ACCAGGAAGTGTACAAGCAACTGTAAATAACATATTTGAAGACACCACCATCACTCAAGAGTCCATCACTCAGGCCATAAAGGATGCTATTGCCAACCCGTCGAATGAATTGTTAAGCAATGCTGAATATACAA ACACCAACCTTTGTGAGCAGGAGCCATTACCCTGTGATGTCTCGTCTACAATGTGCACAAATTCAAATGGCAATGCTGTTTGTTCCTGTAAACAGGGCTACATCTCCATCCTGTACTCCAACACCAGCTGCAGAG CATGTCCAAGTGGGGAGGGGGCAGTGGGAAACATTTGCCAACC ATGTGCATTTGGATATTCAGGCTTCAACTGCAACGACT CGGCGCTGTTGGCAGTGGTGGTCGTCTCCTGTGTGCTGGGAGGAGTTCTCCTCATAGTCCTGGCTTTGCTGATATACGGCTCCTG CAATGCGGGATGCAACAAGCCAGACTATAGCAGCAGTCCGTACTCATCAGGTGACTTAAACCAGGCCTGGCCCACCGGCATCACCCGCATCCCCCGGGCCTCCGCTAACTTGGATGCAGCTCCTCACATTGAGATGACAGAAGGGGGCACCGCTCGAGTACTAGTGGACAAAGATCAAAGCAATGGAATG GGGTTTcagctgaaaatgaaaggaTGGAAAAAG ACGGGATCGTATGATCTCAACCCAGAGGGAATGAAGACCTTCAAAGGTAAAACTCCATCCCGTTACTCCTATCTGGTTGAAGGCCACGAGAACCCCTACTTCTTAGCCGGAgaccaaaagaaaaactga
- the LOC120828376 gene encoding uncharacterized protein LOC120828376 isoform X4, whose product MFPGSFLPVVFLLCAAVNGVATANLTTQDYTSDGGTTNETSTTPATSHISVTASSPTSSNRSTSSFPTLPPSSTLATTTINTTTGGSTTIKPSTTHADQSRTTTASVTESSDVTTSIPDVSPSAPTSGKTTSTTIRETSQTTDTMTGNTTLTHSTEPSSGNTTASSTTTPATSTTHSTGSTISGTTNNSTIGNGTTMTSTTQRPTDVTTNNSTIGSATTMISTTNNATIGSGTTMTSTTQRPTDITTNNSTIVNGTTSTSTTQRPTDVTTNNATIGTGTTMTSTTQRPTDVTTNNSTIGSATTMTSTTQRPTDVPTNNSTIVNGTTSTSTTQRPTDVTTNNATIGTGTTMTSTTKRPTDITTNNSTIGSATTMTSTTQRPTDVTTNNATIGTGTTMTSTTQRPTDVTTNNATIGSGTTMTSTTQRPTDIVTTNNSTTTPTSTISTGTTTNSTTSSTAPMTTIIPSTTQQPIDTTTNKPTTAAPPIPPVLVCPAIPCPPESVCLNGTCQCLSGSFFVNGRCAPAQVFPGRLHLTSLIFNNNMTDRSSAIFRNTSAQISKSLRAVLKDQPGYKQSDVVRLEPGSVQATVNNIFEDTTITQESITQAIKDAIANPSNELLSNAEYTNTNLCEQEPLPCDVSSTMCTNSNGNAVCSCKQGYISILYSNTSCRACPSGEGAVGNICQPCAFGYSGFNCNDSALLAVVVVSCVLGGVLLIVLALLIYGSCNAGCNKPDYSSSPYSSGDLNQAWPTGITRIPRASANLDAAPHIEMTEGGTARVLVDKDQSNGMTGSYDLNPEGMKTFKGKTPSRYSYLVEGHENPYFLAGDQKKN is encoded by the exons ATGTTTCCCGGCAGTTTTCTACCTGTCGTGTTTCTCCTGTGCGCTGCTGTTAACG GAGTGGCAACTGCAAATCTTACTACGCAGGATTACACGAGCGATGGAGGAACGACTAACGAGACATCCACCACTCCTGCAACATCACACATATCTGTGACTGCGAGCTCGCCTACAAGCAGCAACCGCTCAACCAGCAGTTTTCCAACTTTACCACCATCTTCCACATTAGCTACAACAACTATAAACACCACCACAGGAGGATCTACAACTATAAAACCATCCACCACCCACGCAGACCAGTCCAGGACCACCACAGCGTCGGTCACTGAGAGCAGCGACGTTACCACTAGCATCCCGGACGTCTCTCCATCCGCTCCGACCAGTGGGAAGACAACGTCCACTACGATCCGAGAGACGAGCCAAACCACCGACACCA TGACCGGCAACACAACTTTGACTCATTCAACGGAACCATCTAGTGGCAATACAACAGCCTCATCTACCACCACTCcagccacctccaccacccATAGTACTGGCTCCACCATCAGTGGCACCACCAACAACTCCACCATCGGTAATGGTACCACCATGACTAGCACCACCCAGAGACCAACAGATGTCACCACCAACAACTCCACCATTGGTAGTGCTACCACCATGATTAGCACCACCAACAACGCCACCATCGGTAGTGGTACTACCATGACTAGCACCACCCAGAGACCAACAGACATCACCACCAACAACTCCACCATCGTTAATGGTACCACCAGCACTAGCACCACCCAGAGACCAACAGATGTCACCACCAACAACGCCACCATCGGTACTGGTACTACCATGACTAGCACCACCCAGAGACCAACAGATGTCACCACCAACAACTCCACCATCGGTAGTGCTACCACCATGACTAGCACCACCCAGAGACCAACAGATGTCCCCACCAACAACTCCACCATTGTTAATGGTACCACCAGCACTAGCACCACCCAGAGACCAACAGATGTCACCACCAACAACGCCACCATCGGTACTGGTACTACCATGACTAGCACCACCAAGAGACCAACAGACATCACCACCAACAACTCCACCATCGGTAGTGCTACCACCATGACTAGCACCACCCAGAGACCAACAGATGTCACCACCAACAACGCCACCATCGGTACTGGTACTACCATGACTAGCACCACCCAGAGACCAACAGATGTCACCACCAACAACGCCACCATCGGTAGTGGTACCACCATGACTAGCACCACCCAGAGGCCAACAGACATTGTCACCACCAACAACTCCACCACCACTCCAACCTCCACTATCAGTACTGGTACAACCACCAAtagcaccacctcctccactgcTCCAATGACCACGATCATCCCTAGCACAACCCAGCAACCAATAGACACCACCACCAATAAACCAACCACAGCAGCTCCACCCATCCCTCCAGTCTTAG TGTGTCCTGCCATCCCGTGCCCACCTGAAAGTGTCTGTCTTAATGGCACCTGCCAGTGTCTCTCAGGTAGCTTCTTCGTGAATGGCCGTTGTGCACCGG CCCAAGTGTTCCCAGGCCGGCTTCATCTCACCTCCTTGATATTTAATAATAACATGACTGACAGGTCCTCAGCAATATTCCGTAACACGTCAGCTCAGATCTCAAAATCG CTCAGAGCTGTCCTGAAAGACCAGCCGGGGTATAAACAATCTGATGTTGTGCGACTTGA ACCAGGAAGTGTACAAGCAACTGTAAATAACATATTTGAAGACACCACCATCACTCAAGAGTCCATCACTCAGGCCATAAAGGATGCTATTGCCAACCCGTCGAATGAATTGTTAAGCAATGCTGAATATACAA ACACCAACCTTTGTGAGCAGGAGCCATTACCCTGTGATGTCTCGTCTACAATGTGCACAAATTCAAATGGCAATGCTGTTTGTTCCTGTAAACAGGGCTACATCTCCATCCTGTACTCCAACACCAGCTGCAGAG CATGTCCAAGTGGGGAGGGGGCAGTGGGAAACATTTGCCAACC ATGTGCATTTGGATATTCAGGCTTCAACTGCAACGACT CGGCGCTGTTGGCAGTGGTGGTCGTCTCCTGTGTGCTGGGAGGAGTTCTCCTCATAGTCCTGGCTTTGCTGATATACGGCTCCTG CAATGCGGGATGCAACAAGCCAGACTATAGCAGCAGTCCGTACTCATCAGGTGACTTAAACCAGGCCTGGCCCACCGGCATCACCCGCATCCCCCGGGCCTCCGCTAACTTGGATGCAGCTCCTCACATTGAGATGACAGAAGGGGGCACCGCTCGAGTACTAGTGGACAAAGATCAAAGCAATGGAATG ACGGGATCGTATGATCTCAACCCAGAGGGAATGAAGACCTTCAAAGGTAAAACTCCATCCCGTTACTCCTATCTGGTTGAAGGCCACGAGAACCCCTACTTCTTAGCCGGAgaccaaaagaaaaactga